DNA from Rosa rugosa chromosome 6, drRosRugo1.1, whole genome shotgun sequence:
CTCCTTGCATAATTCAAAAGATTGTCGGATAAATTAGGATTTCCCATGACTTCATATTTGGATTAAGATTTGAGAATAACTCTAAGATTGGATCCTATATGCATTTTTCTTTGGGTTTGggagacatcaaaatcaaattaCATATATTTTATAATGCACAGATAGCCACGCCAATAGTAGATAACTAGAAACAAAGATTCTATAATCACTCTAGTACAGAAAAAGTAAGCTACTTCATTTATAaagtttaaaaaataaaaatctattgaTTTTCTATCTGTGATTAAATCGGAATTTTTCCAACTCCGATACTGCTTTTAAATAAATGATAGTATAGATTATAAATAAGATGCTTGCAGTATAGTTTGGCAGATGCATTTGATTACATTCAGCGGCTTAAGCCATCATGCATTGACGTATAATATGTAGAAATGTTCACAAGTTTATTAGAAAACATGACCATCATGCTTAATTATTTGATGACTGCTGATGATGATAGCCAGTATGTCTTTGAAGATGGTGAGAGAGCCATCATGCTCGTAACTTCATTTTGATTTCATTGCAATTTGTGTTTTAAGATGGCAGAGAGCCACTTGTGACTTCATGTCAGCAATTGCATTCTTGGCCGACATTTATTGTTTGTATAGATGGTTCAAATTTGACAGCACTAGCTACTCCGAGAGAATAAGACTAAGATGTCTGTTTCATTGAGAAAATGGATGAGGCCGGCAGCCTACTACATGTAATCTATTAGTAATAGCTAGTGAACTGCATACTCGTTTTGTTATTCTGAAACCAAACCAATCTTTTGTTTACCAAACCAAACTTTTGTTCTAGTGAACCTCAGAATTAAGCGGAGCACATATAAAATGCCTCAATGCATTTCATTCATAATCGAGTTTTATTACACCTTGATCTAGTTAAACAAGGTACGTTGAGAATCTTGAGATACAAGCTCACTTATTTCATAATTAATCATTTCTTTTATAAAAAGAAATCTGTAACGGCTTTATTTGAAGGAAACAGCAATCCTAGCCTCTGTGCTTCCTTTCTTTATTTCTTGTATCGATGATAATCAATCCTCCATGTTATTTGACACTGAACcaaggaaaatggaaagcagTTAAGAAGTTTGAATATATGATCAATATATATGACATTGCAATTTAGGCGACTGATAGCATGCAGTTCTCCAAAAGGAGAGAAATAGTTTAATTGAAAAATGAGAGGCTTACTCCTGACAGTTGGTGTTCTTTGAGATCGGAATTCCAATGTCTACTTTACACTCGGTTGGGAGAGCAGCAGCTGCAGCTGGATCAACATTGGGGATGTGAGCAGCTGCTGTCTTAACACATCCACAGGCCTCCTGCCTGTCCTCGGTGGTCGGGGTGAGTGTCTTGATGTCACTCACCCCACGGCAGCACTCCTCTGTGGGTTCAGTAGCCTTGCCAGTCAAGTAGGGAATGCAAGGAGCCAACAACCGATTCACTTGGGTGCACTCAACTGCCTCCCCTTGATGCACCATTAGGTGAACCGTGCCTAGCACAAGAAACATCGAGATCACAATGCCCTTCATGATGAATATTTCTGTTATGAAGTAATACTTAAGAAATTGGATGAGCTTGTGTATTTGTgccttggtgaatatgaaaggTTCAGATGGTGAATATCTATATATAGTAGTTCAGGGATCATGATGTATACAAAAACAGTTATGGAACTTTGGCCTCTTCTATGCCCTCTAATGTCACTTGGATTTATCATTTGCAGAAAAGAGGATAAGCTTTCGGCTCTGGTCTTTTACAATTTCAGTTAGCTATTTGCAGCTTTTGGCTCATTTCTGTACTCAACTGATGAAGAAAAGTATCTTTCTTGAAGGCCCTATTAAGCCATTTTATCTCTTCAAGGAAACTTTGTTTGCATCCAAAACGGCCCTCAATTTATACATCATGACTAGGGAGTTCAACAAAatggaaatttaaaaaaaaaaaacaaaaacaaaaacaaaacaaaacaaaacaggtattttcatttttttattatttttttttttttgaagaagaagaggtatatatatatttggtacAAAGAGGCATATATTCTTATATTCTTTTTGCTTACAAATGGAGAGGTTTGGAATGAATCTAGTTTCACTCACCTGTGCTTGATTCCCAAAATAAAGGATCCTAAAGATGCGACGCATTTTAGACCTATTGCATTATGCAATGTTATTTGCAGAATTAGTTCAAAGGTGGTTGCTAATAGACTGAAGCAATGGTTGCTTGAGATAATATCTCTTCTACAAAGTGCGTATGTACCTGGCAGATTAATATCTGATAATACACTTGTTGCAATGGAAGTAACACATTTTATGCATCAGCTTCGAAATCAAGAAACAGGTTTCTTCTCTCTTAAGCTGGACATTAGCAAAGCATATGATCGATTAGAATGGAATTTTCTACATGCAATGCTAACCAAGTTGGGTTTTGAATTAAAGTGGATACAAATGATTAGAATTGTGTTACTTTAGTTCATTATGCAATTCTAATTCAGGGAGACGTGTCTGCTCAGATTTAGCTGGTCTCACCATGTGTCCCCACGCTCCGACGCTTCATCATCTgttttttgcagatgatagtttTATGTTTGGCATTGCAATTGAACATGAGTGCATTCAGTTTAGAAGAGTGTTAGATACTTATGAAAAAGCGTCAGGGCAGAAGGTGAATTTTCAAAAAAGCAGTGTCGTATTCAGCAATAATGTTAAGCAGGAAGAGCAACTGAAATTGACATCTCTTCTTGAAGTGAAATGCTTCAAAGAGCATGATAGATACTTGGGGTTGCCCCTCCGAGTTGGAAGATCAAAAACAGCAAAGTTTGCTTACATCAaagaaaagtgaccaaaaagcTTATCAGCTGGAAGTCAAAAATTCTGAGTTCAGCAGGAAAATAAATTTTGATCAAAGTAGTAGCCCAGACGATGCCTCTTTATGCCATGAATTGTTATTTATTACCGAAGGGTCTCTCTGATGATATCCACCAACTTTgtgcttctttcttttggggtgacactgaagaaaaaaagaagattcACTGGAGAAGCTGGGAAAGGGTTTGTCTGACAAAGAATGAAGGAGGTATGGGcttcaaaaatatatatgcatataattTAGCTATGCTGGCAAAACAAGGATGGAGAATTCTCTCCGATCCTGATTCTCTTATTGCTAGATTATTCAAGGCCAGATTCTTTCCATCATGTTCCTTTTGGGAAGCTGAACTTGGGGACGCTCCATCCTTCTCT
Protein-coding regions in this window:
- the LOC133714242 gene encoding non-specific lipid-transfer protein A-like, translated to MKGIVISMFLVLGTVHLMVHQGEAVECTQVNRLLAPCIPYLTGKATEPTEECCRGVSDIKTLTPTTEDRQEACGCVKTAAAHIPNVDPAAAAALPTECKVDIGIPISKNTNCQDVK